The proteins below are encoded in one region of Candidatus Flexicrinis proximus:
- a CDS encoding EamA family transporter: MNHTEATGLAFIVISGILWGTIGVVSRWLSADGLTPLTISAFRFLISAAILVLWAVSVYGLRGLVALPRRDATLMLLNGAMLAISQTSYLSAIPLAGVTISTLIVICSAPLAVAAFSRLVRRERLNGKVVFALLASILGTTMLVGVPSESGSPDLAGGTFYSLVSALSYAAVIQIGHGLTRRHNPLRINAISFLIGALLLWVIAIPSGVSLPARPEAWLLIAYLGVFPSVTAYALFLRGMRVTSATISSILVLLEPLVAALLAALIFGERLSPLGLVGGMLMCAGFIALVRRN; this comes from the coding sequence ATGAACCATACTGAGGCCACCGGCCTCGCTTTTATCGTCATCAGTGGCATCCTCTGGGGCACCATCGGCGTCGTTTCGCGCTGGCTCAGCGCGGACGGCCTGACTCCGCTGACGATCAGCGCGTTTCGCTTCCTCATTTCGGCGGCGATCCTGGTCCTCTGGGCTGTCTCGGTCTATGGCCTTCGCGGCCTCGTCGCTTTGCCCCGCCGTGACGCTACCCTCATGCTCCTCAACGGTGCGATGCTGGCGATCAGCCAGACCAGCTACCTATCGGCGATCCCGCTGGCAGGCGTCACGATCTCGACACTGATCGTCATCTGCTCCGCTCCGCTGGCCGTTGCAGCATTTTCGCGTCTTGTCCGCCGCGAGCGGCTGAACGGCAAAGTGGTATTCGCCTTGTTGGCCTCGATCCTAGGCACGACCATGCTCGTCGGCGTTCCATCGGAGTCGGGTTCGCCTGATCTTGCCGGCGGGACGTTCTATTCGCTCGTTTCCGCCCTGAGCTATGCCGCGGTCATTCAGATCGGTCATGGTCTCACGCGGCGGCACAACCCGCTGCGGATCAACGCCATCAGCTTTCTGATCGGCGCGCTCCTCCTGTGGGTGATTGCCATTCCGTCAGGTGTCTCTCTGCCGGCGCGTCCAGAAGCTTGGCTCCTCATCGCCTATCTCGGAGTTTTCCCTTCGGTGACCGCCTACGCGCTCTTTCTGCGCGGGATGCGCGTCACGTCCGCCACCATCTCCAGCATCCTCGTCCTGCTTGAGCCGCTGGTCGCCGCCCTGCTCGCCGCGCTGATCTTTGGCGAACGGCTCAGTCCGCTGGGGCTGGTCGGCGGGATGCTGATGTGTGCCGGCTTCATCGCTCTCGTCCGCAGAAACTAG
- a CDS encoding sigma-70 family RNA polymerase sigma factor, with translation MADTALVERAPSDKAAFGELYERYVKRIYNYIYFRTGSAQDAEDLTARVFFRAMGHIETYSDRGVPFQAWLYRIAHNLTANWHRDQGRRKVVSLEDYIAGELVDDAPDRAVEDQQDIERLRAIVRRMPEERQQLLNLKFVDGMSNAEIGEIMERTEGAVKSLYHRTLMALREELQQADSQPEPRRKKS, from the coding sequence ATGGCCGACACGGCGCTGGTCGAACGTGCCCCGTCCGACAAGGCGGCCTTCGGTGAACTCTACGAACGGTACGTCAAGCGGATTTACAACTACATCTACTTTCGCACCGGCAGCGCACAGGACGCCGAGGACTTGACTGCGCGCGTGTTCTTCCGGGCGATGGGGCACATTGAAACATATTCCGACCGCGGCGTCCCGTTTCAGGCCTGGCTGTATCGCATCGCGCATAACCTGACCGCCAACTGGCACCGCGATCAGGGACGGCGCAAGGTCGTCTCGCTTGAAGATTATATCGCCGGCGAGCTGGTCGATGATGCACCGGACCGTGCAGTCGAAGATCAGCAGGATATCGAGCGGCTGCGCGCCATCGTGCGGCGCATGCCGGAAGAACGTCAGCAGCTGCTGAATCTCAAGTTCGTCGATGGGATGTCGAACGCGGAAATCGGCGAGATCATGGAACGGACAGAGGGCGCAGTAAAGTCACTGTATCACCGGACCCTGATGGCGCTGCGCGAAGAACTGCAGCAGGCGGATTCGCAGCCTGAACCTCGCCGCAAAAAGAGTTAG
- the miaB gene encoding tRNA (N6-isopentenyl adenosine(37)-C2)-methylthiotransferase MiaB yields the protein MKYHIDTYGCQMNTADTQLLASELERMGHHAAENEQEADIFVVNTCVVRQAAEDKAMNRLHVLKHLKRDKPDTVIGLMGCMVGVKDPLHMRKKLPFVDVFLPPSQPAPMVNFLKDRGWESEALENEYAARLMRDAIQDGDMILPTHETGSLISAHVPVVFGCSHACTFCIIPFRRGVERSRSVGEIVAHVRSLALQGVKEVYLLGQIVDRYGKDVADGPDLADLMRVVHSTAEEYGVERIRFLTSHPNWMTPKLLDTVAELPRVMPVIEVALQSGSDPVLARMKRGYTNSQYRALVEDIRRRIPNVAIHTDIIVGFCGESEAQYLETYQILEDLKLDKVHLARYSPRPNTVSERKMVDDVPEVEKARRLQELDDLQARILNGINARWLGETVEVLVEDQVKGKWRGRTPQNKLVFFEDASDWRGKLANVEVTWTGPYSMQGRLPGASALPVTDESLVVFAG from the coding sequence ATGAAGTATCACATCGACACGTACGGTTGCCAGATGAACACTGCTGACACGCAGCTTCTCGCCTCGGAGCTGGAGCGTATGGGTCATCATGCCGCCGAAAACGAACAGGAGGCGGACATCTTCGTGGTAAATACCTGCGTCGTGCGGCAGGCCGCCGAAGACAAGGCCATGAACCGCCTGCATGTCCTGAAGCACCTCAAGCGCGACAAACCGGACACGGTGATCGGGCTCATGGGCTGCATGGTGGGCGTCAAGGACCCGCTGCACATGCGCAAGAAGCTCCCTTTCGTCGATGTATTCCTGCCGCCCAGCCAACCGGCGCCGATGGTCAATTTCCTCAAAGACCGTGGCTGGGAAAGCGAAGCCCTCGAAAACGAATATGCGGCACGCTTGATGCGTGATGCGATCCAGGATGGCGACATGATCCTGCCGACCCACGAAACCGGCAGCCTGATCAGCGCGCATGTGCCGGTCGTCTTCGGCTGTTCGCATGCCTGTACCTTCTGCATTATCCCGTTCCGCCGCGGCGTCGAGCGCTCGCGTTCGGTCGGCGAAATTGTTGCCCATGTCCGCAGCCTCGCCCTTCAGGGCGTCAAGGAAGTCTACCTGCTCGGCCAGATCGTCGACCGTTACGGCAAGGATGTTGCAGACGGCCCCGACCTGGCGGATCTGATGCGGGTTGTCCACAGCACCGCCGAAGAATACGGCGTCGAGCGGATTCGCTTCCTGACCAGCCACCCGAACTGGATGACGCCGAAGCTGCTCGACACGGTGGCGGAGCTACCGCGCGTGATGCCGGTGATCGAGGTCGCGTTGCAATCCGGCTCCGACCCCGTGCTGGCGCGGATGAAGCGCGGCTATACCAACTCGCAGTATCGCGCGCTGGTTGAGGACATTCGCCGGCGGATTCCAAACGTCGCTATCCATACCGACATCATCGTTGGCTTCTGCGGCGAGTCCGAAGCGCAGTACTTGGAGACCTACCAGATCCTTGAGGATCTCAAACTCGACAAAGTCCACCTCGCCCGTTACAGCCCGCGTCCGAACACGGTCAGCGAACGCAAGATGGTCGATGACGTGCCGGAAGTCGAAAAAGCGCGCCGCCTGCAGGAGCTGGATGATTTGCAGGCGCGAATCCTGAACGGGATCAACGCGCGCTGGCTGGGCGAGACCGTCGAAGTGCTGGTCGAAGACCAGGTCAAAGGAAAGTGGCGCGGACGGACGCCGCAGAATAAACTAGTGTTCTTCGAAGACGCCAGCGACTGGCGCGGTAAACTGGCCAACGTCGAAGTGACGTGGACCGGGCCGTACAGCATGCAGGGACGGCTTCCCGGCGCGTCCGCGCTCCCGGTAACGGACGAATCGCTGGTCGTGTTTGCCGGATAA
- a CDS encoding L,D-transpeptidase family protein: MPIIAIAAGAVGVSTVLAAIVFLMIGMATLGSDQILPGVSVAGINVGGLSVEEAAAKLARRWPVLLLTDAATDRQWQIEPQRLGINIDAPASASRAYGYGRDTGNFVSGLLGAGISPALAFDPAAARAGLETLAGDIAQPPVNAGIALENGQVRATPARDGRTVDLDGTVSVLATDPLGWLTHGEVPLKMVALSPSVTDASPMVAAAQQLLASPLTVDVYDPATGAIVQWTAAPTSWAGWLRAEADAASSTGLRLSLDETAVRSFVAQGEAQLTGTQYIETDALIGAMQDAVRTMNTRLTARVYHRDRQRVVQAGETIISIAYQEGVPYPWIQRANGGIQYVNAGQTITIPSVDNFFQFEPVKDKRVIVSISEQRVRVYEYGQIKWDWAASTGISSSPTWPGIYQIISHYPNAYAGNWNLWMPQFMGVYQPIPGADFTNGFHGFPTRGGGQILWENSLGTKVTYGCILLSNQNAQLLYDWAEEGVVVEIRG, translated from the coding sequence ATGCCGATTATTGCCATTGCGGCTGGCGCCGTAGGTGTATCGACCGTGCTGGCCGCAATTGTATTCCTGATGATCGGCATGGCGACACTGGGGAGCGATCAAATTCTTCCGGGCGTGAGCGTAGCGGGGATCAATGTCGGCGGCCTGAGTGTGGAAGAGGCGGCGGCGAAACTGGCGCGCCGTTGGCCGGTGCTGCTGCTGACCGACGCTGCAACCGACCGCCAATGGCAAATTGAGCCGCAGCGCTTGGGCATCAACATCGACGCGCCAGCTTCGGCGTCGCGGGCCTATGGATATGGCCGCGATACCGGGAATTTCGTGAGCGGGCTGCTTGGCGCCGGGATTTCACCGGCGCTGGCCTTTGACCCGGCGGCCGCGCGTGCCGGTCTGGAGACCTTGGCCGGCGACATCGCCCAGCCGCCGGTCAACGCAGGTATCGCGCTGGAAAACGGCCAGGTTCGCGCCACACCGGCACGCGACGGACGGACGGTCGACCTCGACGGAACGGTCAGCGTACTGGCGACTGATCCGCTTGGCTGGCTGACGCATGGCGAAGTCCCGCTGAAAATGGTTGCACTTAGCCCAAGCGTTACAGACGCGTCGCCGATGGTTGCAGCCGCCCAACAGCTGCTTGCCAGCCCGCTGACCGTCGATGTCTACGATCCGGCAACTGGCGCGATCGTCCAGTGGACGGCGGCCCCGACCAGCTGGGCAGGCTGGCTGCGCGCCGAAGCGGATGCCGCAAGTTCAACCGGGTTACGCCTCAGCCTCGATGAGACGGCTGTGCGATCATTCGTTGCCCAGGGGGAAGCGCAGCTCACCGGCACGCAGTACATCGAGACAGATGCGCTCATCGGCGCCATGCAGGATGCAGTGCGTACCATGAATACGCGCCTGACGGCCCGCGTCTATCACCGCGACCGCCAGCGGGTCGTGCAAGCCGGGGAAACGATCATCAGCATCGCTTACCAGGAAGGCGTGCCGTATCCGTGGATTCAACGGGCGAACGGCGGAATCCAATACGTGAACGCCGGTCAGACCATAACGATCCCGTCTGTAGACAACTTCTTCCAGTTCGAGCCGGTGAAAGATAAGCGCGTGATCGTCAGTATCAGCGAGCAGCGCGTCCGCGTCTACGAGTACGGCCAGATCAAGTGGGACTGGGCGGCTAGCACCGGCATCAGCAGCAGCCCGACCTGGCCCGGCATTTACCAGATTATCTCGCACTATCCCAACGCTTATGCCGGGAACTGGAACCTGTGGATGCCACAGTTCATGGGCGTGTATCAGCCGATCCCCGGCGCGGACTTCACCAACGGATTCCACGGCTTCCCAACGCGCGGCGGCGGCCAGATTCTCTGGGAAAACAGCCTCGGAACAAAAGTCACCTATGGCTGCATTCTGCTCAGCAACCAGAATGCGCAGCTGCTGTACGATTGGGCGGAAGAAGGCGTGGTCGTCGAAATCAGGGGGTAG
- a CDS encoding M3 family oligoendopeptidase, whose product MTDTPAPENEARKTGAETVTWDLSIFYASHDDPRIEADIQKAHSLADEYSAKYKGRVAKLTPDEMVEAIKLGEEIQDIEGRVSSFAYLSFSEDAVDPKAGALVQKVTEFGSALNQKTVFFGLEWNDADFEAAMDITNAPQVAKYKFELEAARRYKPYQLSEVEEQLLMEKSVTGNSAWGRFFTQLTSAMRYEFDGAKLNQSQIMEKMRDPEREVRQKAADAVTKTLREKSMELNFIFNVLAADKAQNDGRRKYESWISSRNLSNLAPDAVVDALIKAVTSSYDIVARHYKLKRILLGLDELTDVDRYAPLALEESSSFYTWDEARRMVVDAFKAFDPSMADAASRFFDNNWIHAAPLPNKRGGAFASPTVPSAHPFVFLSYLGKTDNVSTLAHELGHGVHMYLSGQANGWQGLYTPLTTAEMASVFAEMLVFQDLMTKEPKPEARLAMLFGKVEDTFATVFRQIAMNRFEDGMHTARRTEGELSHERLSEIWLDTQRAMFGDSVNLRDDYGSWWSYVPHFLQAPGYVYAYAFGELLVLALYDLYQERGPEFAPQYVDVLAAGGSDYPDKILAKVGVDLNDPAFWTKGLDAIRKLVDQEEKLARELYPAKFA is encoded by the coding sequence ATGACGGACACCCCGGCACCTGAGAATGAAGCGCGAAAGACCGGCGCAGAGACCGTTACCTGGGATCTGAGCATTTTTTACGCCAGCCATGACGATCCTCGAATTGAGGCGGACATCCAGAAAGCGCACAGCCTGGCCGACGAATACTCGGCGAAGTACAAGGGTCGCGTCGCCAAGCTCACGCCTGACGAGATGGTCGAGGCGATTAAACTTGGCGAGGAAATCCAGGACATCGAGGGACGTGTCAGCTCCTTCGCCTATCTCTCGTTCAGCGAAGATGCCGTCGACCCTAAGGCTGGCGCGCTCGTACAAAAGGTTACCGAGTTCGGCTCTGCGCTCAACCAGAAGACGGTCTTCTTTGGCCTCGAGTGGAACGACGCTGACTTCGAGGCGGCGATGGACATTACCAACGCGCCGCAGGTCGCCAAGTACAAGTTCGAGCTTGAGGCAGCCCGCCGCTATAAGCCCTATCAGCTGAGCGAAGTCGAAGAACAACTGCTGATGGAAAAGTCCGTGACCGGCAACTCCGCCTGGGGGCGCTTCTTCACGCAGTTGACCAGCGCGATGCGCTACGAATTCGACGGCGCCAAGCTCAACCAATCTCAGATCATGGAGAAAATGCGCGATCCCGAGCGTGAGGTGCGCCAGAAAGCCGCCGACGCCGTCACCAAGACCCTGCGCGAGAAGTCGATGGAGCTGAACTTCATCTTCAACGTGCTCGCCGCCGACAAAGCGCAAAACGATGGCCGCCGCAAATACGAATCGTGGATTTCGTCGCGCAACTTGAGCAACCTCGCCCCGGACGCGGTGGTCGATGCCCTGATCAAGGCCGTGACCAGCAGCTACGACATCGTGGCTCGCCATTATAAGCTCAAGCGCATCCTGCTCGGACTCGACGAACTGACCGACGTTGACCGCTATGCGCCGCTCGCGCTTGAAGAGTCCAGTTCGTTTTATACCTGGGACGAAGCGCGCAGGATGGTAGTAGACGCCTTCAAGGCCTTCGATCCGTCGATGGCCGATGCCGCGTCCCGTTTCTTCGACAACAACTGGATTCACGCCGCCCCCCTGCCCAACAAGCGCGGCGGGGCGTTTGCCAGCCCAACCGTTCCCAGCGCCCACCCGTTCGTGTTTCTCAGCTACCTCGGCAAGACCGATAACGTCAGTACACTTGCCCACGAACTCGGTCACGGTGTGCACATGTACCTGTCAGGCCAGGCCAACGGATGGCAGGGCCTGTATACCCCGCTCACGACCGCCGAAATGGCATCGGTCTTCGCGGAAATGCTGGTCTTTCAGGATCTGATGACCAAAGAACCCAAGCCGGAAGCCCGCTTGGCCATGCTCTTCGGCAAGGTTGAAGATACCTTTGCAACCGTCTTCCGCCAGATCGCCATGAACCGCTTCGAAGACGGCATGCACACCGCCCGCCGTACCGAAGGCGAGCTTTCGCACGAGCGTCTCTCGGAAATCTGGCTCGACACCCAGCGCGCCATGTTTGGCGACAGCGTGAACCTGCGCGACGACTACGGCTCTTGGTGGAGTTACGTGCCGCACTTCCTTCAGGCGCCGGGTTATGTGTATGCCTACGCCTTCGGTGAGCTGCTCGTGCTGGCCCTGTACGACCTGTACCAGGAGCGCGGTCCGGAATTCGCGCCGCAGTACGTCGACGTGCTGGCGGCCGGCGGCTCGGATTACCCGGACAAGATCCTCGCCAAGGTGGGCGTTGACCTGAACGATCCGGCCTTCTGGACCAAGGGCCTCGATGCGATCCGCAAGTTGGTCGACCAGGAAGAGAAGCTGGCACGCGAGCTGTATCCTGCGAAATTCGCCTAG
- a CDS encoding DNA translocase FtsK, whose amino-acid sequence MNELDLSRIPAPLEPLQESVSEKNKAIQDNDVIERITRMKAALTWRERWALNRRVLKLWKQLNRSRYNETVSERHNLLQKFERLKQDYQTAKDDGAPAALLQLIADSAKATAAAGKDADRRLMLLEPMHAEYTSIRDRLTAHQAALSREREDEENRAAFFQEKLVYEELIKAALRKMPECHYSGKDSRGRDIIRIPEIERVFVAEDRMYFKVRVASQNMFQRLLGNKWTSCLPYGVLPKHLTSEQTLEALSAATDRSITVERGKSGQELFWVVNRLDSPDGIPEKVAFSKVVQYYPADLHKLSPWPMGVTRNRRTEWLTLEDYPNILIAGAAGGGKSNELNAIIATLISMNTPHELRLLLIDNKGGIEFTHWRGIPHLIGEMIKDESQVLEALERVTGLIRARLAMFERLKAKKLSAFNLKVKDEDRLPRIVLVIDEMSTLTGLDDSAEIQHALKVITAQGRAVGVHVIVCTQHVSVNIVEGAIKTNMQVRASTKMPSEVSSRIILDTMSAATLPNIPGRMVFSLGAE is encoded by the coding sequence ATGAACGAGTTGGACCTCTCGCGTATCCCTGCCCCGCTTGAGCCGCTTCAAGAGTCGGTGTCTGAGAAGAACAAGGCGATTCAGGACAACGATGTCATCGAGCGTATCACCCGCATGAAGGCGGCGCTGACATGGCGCGAGCGCTGGGCACTCAACCGCCGCGTACTGAAGTTGTGGAAACAACTCAACCGCTCGCGCTACAACGAGACGGTGAGCGAGCGCCACAACCTGCTACAGAAATTCGAACGGCTGAAACAAGATTATCAGACGGCGAAAGACGACGGCGCCCCGGCCGCATTGCTTCAGCTCATCGCCGACTCTGCTAAGGCCACGGCCGCCGCTGGCAAGGACGCCGATCGGCGGCTGATGCTGCTGGAACCCATGCACGCCGAATACACCAGTATCCGCGACCGCCTGACGGCACATCAGGCGGCGCTCTCCCGTGAGCGGGAAGACGAGGAAAACCGGGCCGCGTTCTTTCAAGAGAAACTCGTGTATGAGGAACTCATCAAGGCGGCGCTGCGTAAAATGCCAGAGTGCCATTACTCAGGCAAAGACAGCCGCGGCCGCGACATCATCCGTATCCCCGAGATTGAGCGCGTCTTTGTGGCTGAGGACCGGATGTACTTTAAGGTCAGAGTCGCGTCACAGAATATGTTCCAGCGGCTTCTGGGGAATAAGTGGACCTCCTGCCTGCCCTACGGCGTCCTGCCCAAACACCTGACCTCTGAGCAAACATTAGAGGCGCTTTCGGCGGCCACTGACCGCAGTATCACGGTTGAGCGCGGGAAGAGCGGGCAGGAATTGTTCTGGGTCGTCAACCGCCTGGATTCACCGGACGGCATACCGGAAAAGGTGGCCTTCAGTAAGGTGGTCCAATACTATCCCGCCGATTTGCACAAGCTATCGCCGTGGCCGATGGGCGTCACCAGAAACCGCCGCACTGAATGGCTTACCTTAGAAGACTATCCCAACATCCTGATAGCAGGGGCGGCCGGGGGCGGCAAGTCCAACGAACTGAACGCCATCATTGCCACGCTCATCAGTATGAACACCCCGCACGAGCTGCGCCTGCTGCTGATCGACAATAAGGGCGGCATCGAATTCACGCACTGGCGCGGCATCCCTCACCTGATCGGCGAGATGATTAAGGACGAGTCACAAGTCCTGGAGGCGCTGGAAAGAGTGACCGGACTCATCAGGGCGCGGCTTGCCATGTTCGAACGGCTGAAAGCCAAGAAGCTATCGGCCTTCAACCTGAAGGTGAAAGACGAGGACCGCCTCCCGCGGATTGTGCTTGTGATTGACGAGATGAGTACGCTCACCGGGCTAGACGACTCAGCCGAGATTCAGCACGCGCTGAAAGTCATCACGGCACAAGGTCGGGCTGTAGGCGTGCATGTCATCGTCTGTACTCAGCACGTCTCAGTCAACATCGTTGAAGGCGCGATTAAGACCAACATGCAAGTGCGAGCAAGTACGAAGATGCCCAGCGAGGTATCCAGCCGGATCATTCTCGACACCATGAGCGCGGCGACACTGCCGAACATCCCGGGCCGGATGGTGTTCAGCCTGGGGGCGGAATGA
- a CDS encoding LysM peptidoglycan-binding domain-containing protein, with the protein MASIVRRIVLLGLMLSLAGCFRQAEETFEAVSPEASTADGSAFSTLPPFNSSVVPTSTIPVLVTVAPTNTPDSVATQPIIVVITPTETPGQTFITPGSPLSTLIVVSATPTLGTPGSPTPGGLITPTDFFNPDETGTNSACEYEVKGGDTLFRIAVNNDTTVDAIKTANDMTGDAIFPGDILIIPGCGDATVEATSEPGVGPTALPDGWQVHTVSTGEVLGAIAERYGVRQSAIIEANNLSNPNALSVGQELIIPAPE; encoded by the coding sequence ATGGCAAGTATTGTACGTCGAATTGTGCTTCTGGGTTTGATGCTGTCGCTTGCGGGATGCTTCCGGCAGGCGGAAGAGACGTTTGAGGCGGTCTCGCCGGAGGCGTCGACCGCCGATGGAAGCGCTTTTTCAACGCTGCCTCCTTTCAATTCATCCGTGGTGCCGACCAGCACCATTCCCGTGCTGGTGACTGTCGCGCCGACCAACACACCGGACTCAGTTGCAACCCAGCCAATCATCGTGGTCATCACGCCGACCGAGACGCCCGGACAGACCTTCATTACGCCCGGTTCGCCATTGAGCACACTGATAGTCGTCTCGGCAACGCCGACCCTGGGAACACCCGGCAGTCCGACGCCCGGCGGCCTGATCACGCCGACCGATTTCTTCAATCCCGACGAAACCGGCACAAACAGCGCGTGCGAATATGAAGTGAAGGGCGGCGACACGTTATTCCGCATCGCCGTCAACAACGACACGACAGTCGACGCGATCAAGACCGCCAACGACATGACCGGAGATGCAATCTTCCCTGGCGACATCCTGATTATTCCCGGCTGCGGCGATGCAACCGTCGAAGCGACCAGCGAGCCCGGAGTTGGCCCGACCGCGCTGCCCGATGGCTGGCAGGTCCATACCGTCTCCACTGGCGAAGTCCTTGGGGCCATCGCGGAGCGTTACGGCGTGCGGCAAAGCGCCATCATCGAGGCCAACAACCTGAGCAACCCGAATGCGCTGTCCGTGGGCCAGGAACTGATCATCCCGGCGCCGGAGTAA
- a CDS encoding aminoglycoside 6-adenylyltransferase, protein MSYETLEARMADWAASQPSVRAVLIVGSRARGTSDRWSDLDVLIFTSDRPLYTTSAGWLAAFGTPTVTYADSTGPGDFEWFALYSDGSKLDAVILQVDDMTASLDTLLTGYPYQGVFARGYIVLFDQLGKPRSAAPQPLTQSVPPSPAEFHNLIGGFLIESVTTAKFIARGDLWRAQHWFAHDLRSRLLTLIEWHAHGHDSWYDGRYIDQWADSRLTAALPECFPAFTASDLARSLLRILDIFQTAGQETAARFGYEYPAFHSRIAASIDAILADANRRGAEVRRER, encoded by the coding sequence ATGTCCTATGAAACCCTCGAAGCCCGTATGGCGGATTGGGCCGCGTCCCAGCCGTCCGTGCGCGCAGTCCTGATTGTCGGGTCGCGCGCGCGCGGCACGAGCGATCGCTGGTCGGACCTGGATGTCCTGATATTCACTTCAGACCGCCCTCTCTACACCACAAGCGCCGGCTGGCTGGCTGCATTTGGCACACCCACTGTGACCTATGCCGACTCGACCGGCCCCGGCGACTTCGAATGGTTTGCGCTCTACAGTGACGGTTCCAAGCTCGATGCCGTGATCCTCCAGGTTGATGATATGACAGCCAGTCTAGACACCTTGCTGACAGGCTACCCCTATCAAGGCGTCTTTGCGCGCGGGTACATCGTCCTGTTTGACCAGCTTGGTAAACCCCGTTCCGCCGCGCCCCAGCCCCTCACCCAATCGGTCCCGCCTTCGCCAGCAGAATTCCACAATCTCATAGGCGGCTTTCTGATCGAGTCGGTCACCACCGCCAAATTCATCGCCCGAGGGGATCTGTGGCGCGCGCAGCACTGGTTCGCCCATGACCTGCGATCGAGACTGCTCACGCTGATCGAGTGGCACGCCCACGGTCACGACAGCTGGTATGACGGACGCTACATCGATCAATGGGCCGACTCGCGGCTGACGGCTGCGCTGCCGGAGTGCTTTCCCGCGTTCACCGCCTCTGACCTCGCCCGGTCGTTACTCCGGATACTTGACATCTTCCAGACCGCCGGGCAGGAAACTGCAGCCCGCTTCGGTTATGAATACCCGGCGTTCCATTCCCGGATCGCTGCCAGCATTGATGCCATCCTGGCGGACGCAAACCGACGCGGCGCGGAAGTCCGGCGCGAGAGATAA
- the rpsD gene encoding 30S ribosomal protein S4 has protein sequence MASYHGPKAKVQRRFGEVLIPRAKYQKILEKRAYPPGDHGKEKAFKSGRRSDYGMQLDEKQKLSFIFNIRERQLRTYYRKAVRMPGRTGGNLLSLLETRLDNVVYRSGFGATIWAARQFVNHGHIFVNGEPVNLPSYAVRPGDIITVSPKMKNNVHLVEWIESSSNAPQYLSVDKDKATSTLVRVPDQQEIPVQVNIQLVVEFYNRLT, from the coding sequence ATGGCATCGTATCACGGCCCAAAAGCGAAGGTGCAGCGCCGCTTCGGTGAGGTGCTCATCCCGCGTGCCAAATATCAGAAGATTCTCGAAAAGCGCGCTTATCCGCCCGGTGATCACGGCAAGGAAAAAGCGTTCAAGAGCGGTCGCCGCAGCGATTACGGTATGCAGTTGGATGAAAAGCAGAAGCTCTCGTTCATCTTCAACATCCGCGAACGCCAGCTGCGTACGTATTACCGCAAGGCAGTGCGTATGCCGGGACGTACCGGCGGCAATCTGCTCTCGCTGCTTGAAACCCGCCTCGACAACGTGGTGTATCGCTCCGGCTTCGGCGCGACCATCTGGGCAGCTCGCCAGTTTGTCAATCATGGTCACATCTTCGTCAATGGCGAGCCAGTCAACCTTCCGTCATATGCGGTTCGCCCCGGCGACATCATCACGGTCAGCCCGAAGATGAAGAACAACGTGCATCTGGTCGAGTGGATCGAATCGTCCAGCAATGCCCCGCAGTATCTGTCCGTGGACAAGGACAAGGCGACTTCGACCTTGGTCCGCGTGCCGGATCAGCAGGAGATCCCGGTTCAGGTGAATATCCAGCTGGTCGTTGAGTTCTACAACCGACTCACATAA
- a CDS encoding 4-vinyl reductase — protein sequence MAREKSGYYYPNKFARITLEAMEEVMGTNGLNTVLNRAGMQSYVGKYPPDNLEKGFDFSDFSSLTESLEDMYGARGGRALALRAGRATFSEALRGFGALAGVSDLAFKVLPLNAKLRIGVPAMANIFNQFSDQISHVHEEGTDRIIYTLERCPMCWQRKSDKPICHVGQGLLQEGLRWVSGGREFKVDMSTCISMGDDMGRYIIYKEPTS from the coding sequence ATGGCTCGCGAGAAGAGCGGCTACTACTACCCCAACAAGTTCGCCAGGATTACTCTCGAGGCGATGGAAGAAGTCATGGGGACAAACGGCCTGAATACGGTGCTCAACCGTGCAGGTATGCAAAGCTATGTTGGAAAGTACCCCCCGGACAACCTTGAAAAAGGGTTCGATTTCTCCGACTTTTCCTCGCTGACCGAGTCGCTTGAAGATATGTACGGTGCTCGCGGCGGGCGCGCCCTGGCGTTAAGAGCCGGCCGCGCCACCTTCTCTGAAGCGCTGCGTGGTTTCGGCGCGCTCGCAGGGGTCAGCGACCTCGCCTTCAAGGTGCTGCCACTCAATGCCAAGCTCCGTATCGGCGTTCCGGCGATGGCTAACATCTTCAACCAGTTCAGCGATCAGATTTCCCACGTGCACGAAGAAGGTACGGACCGGATCATTTATACGCTGGAACGCTGTCCGATGTGCTGGCAGCGTAAGAGCGATAAGCCGATCTGCCACGTCGGACAAGGACTGCTGCAAGAAGGTCTGCGCTGGGTCAGCGGCGGCCGCGAGTTCAAGGTCGATATGTCCACTTGTATCTCGATGGGCGACGACATGGGCCGTTACATCATCTATAAAGAGCCGACCAGTTAA